From the Burkholderia sp. GAS332 genome, one window contains:
- a CDS encoding P-type conjugative transfer protein TrbJ, which translates to MKKTFIRLAAVVGLMFGMVQGAFAQWVVFDPTNFAQNVITAAKAVKGEIYQDTNIVYQYQMMANQLLQAVNLDPTAMKAQYDQITGDIGKYKDLISNATDLYGDLQKGNEWLTHVQTLAARSGKSNTQWFADMATLYQQNDSQSKGLFQMGSDVMQHTQQLAQRRAQLQSQMALTPTAQATAELTTHYLDIVTSQNADLLQMTASKQQQDAQKASVANEDAKTKAAAMQSFTAQQAAERAAFDSMK; encoded by the coding sequence ATGAAGAAAACATTCATTCGACTCGCGGCAGTGGTGGGGCTGATGTTCGGTATGGTCCAGGGGGCCTTTGCCCAATGGGTTGTCTTTGATCCAACCAACTTCGCGCAAAACGTGATCACTGCCGCCAAGGCGGTGAAAGGTGAGATTTACCAGGATACGAACATCGTCTATCAGTACCAGATGATGGCGAATCAGCTGCTTCAGGCGGTCAACCTCGACCCAACGGCGATGAAGGCGCAGTACGACCAGATCACGGGCGATATCGGCAAATACAAGGACCTGATCAGCAACGCGACGGATCTGTACGGTGACCTGCAAAAGGGCAATGAATGGCTTACCCATGTGCAGACGCTTGCAGCGCGCTCGGGCAAGTCGAATACGCAGTGGTTCGCTGACATGGCGACGCTCTACCAGCAGAACGATTCGCAATCCAAGGGTCTGTTCCAGATGGGAAGTGACGTCATGCAACACACGCAGCAGCTGGCGCAGCGGCGGGCGCAATTGCAGTCGCAGATGGCACTTACACCTACCGCCCAGGCGACGGCGGAACTCACAACCCACTATCTCGACATCGTCACCAGCCAGAACGCAGACCTTTTACAGATGACGGCATCAAAACAGCAGCAGGATGCGCAGAAAGCATCTGTCGCCAACGAGGACGCGAAGACGAAGGCAGCGGCGATGCAGAGCTTCACAGCCCAGCAGGCTGCCGAGCGGGCGGCCTTCGATAGCATGAAATGA
- a CDS encoding TrbL/VirB6 plasmid conjugal transfer protein: protein MSLMRRLFTFFPTLMFVIAFGAAWPAVTTAQEIPIALADGTVVMPDGSTTGGPSSAGGSTSAPGSVIKPGEIGAGASKAIDKLGTLFDSVIPAAVTASQLIKDDADKFAGGLAVITIVLAAIRFAGTKDPVGAWIAFFEELAILGIFAAIYVGYVKAAPGFYNWFLALSQKITGNMQSGQGIFSSASGQIFDAVIAAFEAEHWYNYVKLAIGMVPLLLAWLVLMVTSVVFIFYVHIGQLQAAVGIVLGQIAFALGFSSFTRGYFKAWLDYMISAGMYVVIAAILVRLVTASITTALAQAKQIGLSTAEGSTYVLDLAFFVLLLSFEIPKMAGIFGGGANASGSILGKLASKASGGIV, encoded by the coding sequence ATGAGCTTGATGCGCCGATTATTTACGTTCTTCCCTACGCTGATGTTCGTGATTGCGTTCGGGGCCGCGTGGCCTGCCGTAACGACCGCGCAGGAGATTCCCATCGCCCTGGCCGATGGGACAGTAGTCATGCCTGACGGTTCCACCACGGGCGGCCCCTCGAGCGCGGGCGGGTCTACCTCGGCGCCGGGCTCGGTCATCAAGCCGGGCGAGATCGGCGCGGGCGCCTCGAAAGCGATCGACAAACTCGGTACGCTCTTCGACTCGGTTATTCCCGCCGCGGTCACCGCAAGTCAATTGATCAAGGACGACGCGGACAAGTTCGCCGGCGGTCTCGCCGTCATCACCATCGTTCTGGCCGCGATCCGCTTTGCGGGCACGAAAGATCCCGTTGGCGCATGGATTGCGTTCTTCGAGGAGCTTGCGATTCTGGGCATCTTCGCGGCGATCTACGTGGGATACGTCAAGGCCGCCCCCGGCTTCTATAACTGGTTCCTCGCGCTCTCGCAGAAGATCACAGGGAACATGCAGAGCGGGCAGGGTATTTTTTCGTCGGCGTCGGGCCAGATTTTTGACGCAGTTATCGCTGCGTTCGAAGCCGAGCACTGGTACAACTATGTGAAGCTGGCGATCGGCATGGTTCCGCTTCTGCTCGCATGGCTGGTCCTGATGGTCACGTCCGTTGTGTTCATTTTCTACGTACACATTGGACAGTTGCAGGCGGCGGTTGGCATCGTACTTGGGCAAATCGCCTTCGCGCTCGGGTTCTCGTCGTTCACGCGCGGTTACTTCAAGGCGTGGCTCGACTACATGATCAGCGCCGGAATGTATGTGGTCATCGCCGCGATCCTGGTTCGTCTCGTAACGGCTTCCATTACGACGGCGTTGGCACAGGCGAAGCAGATCGGGCTGTCGACGGCGGAAGGTTCAACGTACGTCCTGGATCTGGCGTTCTTCGTGCTGCTGCTGTCATTCGAGATTCCGAAAATGGCAGGCATCTTCGGTGGGGGCGCCAATGCATCAGGTTCGATCCTCGGCAAGCTCGCGAGCAAGGCAAGCGGCGGCATTGTATGA